One part of the Deltaproteobacteria bacterium genome encodes these proteins:
- a CDS encoding thiamine pyrophosphate-dependent enzyme, which translates to MSLKNETAWCPGCGNFGIRSAIEEVLRDIPVSPQDTVFTSGIGQAAKMPHYLDVNYFNGLHGRSIPVAVGIKLARPELTVIAYSGDGCIYGEGGNHFIHTIRKNIDITILISDNKVYGLTKGQSSPTTDTGSKNTLDPQGNANIPLNPLSLAITMGAPFVARGFAGEQEHLKAVIKEAILFRGTAIVDILQPCVTFNKINTYQFYRERVYKLDTPVTDKYEALKTAEIWGEKIPIGVIYKNESIRARETEKWLFRNPVSKEGIIGLLKTRHATAA; encoded by the coding sequence ATGAGTCTGAAAAATGAAACAGCATGGTGTCCCGGGTGCGGAAATTTCGGGATTCGCTCTGCCATTGAAGAGGTCTTGAGGGATATCCCCGTTTCTCCGCAGGATACTGTCTTTACTTCCGGGATCGGACAGGCCGCAAAGATGCCCCATTACTTAGATGTCAATTATTTCAACGGCCTCCACGGCAGATCAATTCCGGTTGCAGTCGGCATTAAACTCGCGAGGCCGGAATTAACCGTTATTGCCTACTCCGGCGATGGTTGTATCTATGGGGAGGGTGGAAACCATTTCATTCATACGATCAGGAAGAATATCGATATTACTATCCTCATCAGCGATAATAAAGTGTATGGTTTAACCAAAGGCCAGAGTTCTCCCACGACGGATACGGGTTCCAAGAACACCCTGGATCCGCAGGGAAATGCAAACATACCGCTCAATCCCCTGTCGCTGGCGATTACCATGGGTGCTCCATTCGTTGCGCGGGGCTTTGCCGGAGAACAGGAGCACCTGAAGGCTGTCATTAAAGAAGCGATCCTGTTCAGGGGGACGGCCATTGTGGATATCTTACAGCCCTGCGTCACGTTTAATAAGATCAACACCTATCAGTTTTACCGGGAACGGGTCTATAAACTCGATACTCCCGTTACCGACAAATACGAGGCGTTGAAGACGGCAGAAATCTGGGGAGAAAAGATCCCGATCGGCGTCATTTATAAGAATGAGAGCATCAGAGCGAGGGAAACGGAAAAGTGGTTATTCAGGAATCCTGTTTCAAAAGAAGGGATTATCGGTTTGTTGAAAACGAGGCATGCCACAGCGGCATAG
- a CDS encoding 2-oxoacid:acceptor oxidoreductase subunit alpha, whose amino-acid sequence MEFNLLVGGEAGQGLASIENELIELLARLNYCYFATKNYMSRIRGGHNFHMFRVADEPVSALSGKDWDMIIALDEETEARHKPDLKKGGIFLSSKHVQEIEKAAVDTYKSAIAGNSIMVGIIFGVIGCTQESMAKAVNDPQLIDKLQTGFAFSERWNLTNTAPVIPKAGARLKFDGNQALALGALLGGCQFMAGYPMTPATSIMMYISRASLELPVHFEQAEDEISAINMALGASYAGLRSMVATSGGGFALMQEAVSLAGMTETPIVIIEAQRPGPSTGLPTRTEQGDLNFVLHSGHGEFPRVVFAPGSIGEAVALAKRSFELADRYQVPVFILTDQYFADSMHVIEEEIPTDVSQREYQTYDARYKRYQLVPDGISPLTYPGLSDALVKVDSDEHTEEGKITEDLDLRVRMVDKRLKKMELLKKEAVMPTLFGDGDADVFLLCWGSNKLIVKEAVERFRADGKKMGALHFSQVFPLTGEMVAAFDLSKKRLLNIENNATGQFAKLLKRELDLSISDCILKYNGACFTVEEIYQSIRKKIA is encoded by the coding sequence ATGGAATTTAATCTATTGGTAGGGGGAGAGGCGGGACAGGGGCTTGCTTCAATCGAAAATGAATTGATAGAGCTCCTTGCCCGGCTTAATTACTGTTATTTCGCGACGAAGAACTACATGTCCCGAATCCGAGGTGGCCACAATTTTCACATGTTCCGTGTTGCCGATGAGCCTGTAAGCGCTTTGAGCGGAAAGGATTGGGATATGATCATAGCCCTGGACGAAGAAACGGAAGCCAGGCATAAGCCCGACCTGAAAAAAGGCGGGATTTTCCTGTCAAGCAAGCACGTGCAGGAGATCGAAAAAGCGGCTGTTGATACGTATAAATCAGCTATTGCGGGTAATTCGATCATGGTGGGAATCATTTTCGGTGTTATCGGCTGTACACAGGAATCTATGGCAAAAGCAGTAAATGATCCTCAGCTTATTGATAAACTGCAGACAGGGTTTGCCTTTTCCGAACGCTGGAATTTAACCAACACGGCGCCGGTGATTCCGAAAGCAGGGGCGCGGTTGAAATTTGACGGCAATCAGGCCCTGGCCCTGGGGGCCCTCCTCGGTGGTTGCCAGTTCATGGCGGGTTATCCGATGACGCCGGCAACGTCAATCATGATGTATATATCGAGAGCTTCCCTGGAGTTACCCGTTCATTTTGAGCAGGCGGAAGATGAAATTTCCGCAATTAATATGGCCCTCGGCGCCTCCTATGCCGGACTGCGCTCAATGGTGGCCACTTCCGGCGGCGGTTTTGCCCTCATGCAGGAGGCGGTTTCATTGGCCGGTATGACGGAAACGCCTATCGTGATTATAGAGGCACAGAGACCGGGACCGTCTACCGGGCTGCCCACACGAACCGAGCAGGGAGATCTTAATTTTGTCTTGCATTCCGGTCATGGAGAATTCCCACGTGTAGTATTCGCCCCCGGTTCGATAGGTGAGGCAGTCGCCCTCGCCAAGAGGAGTTTCGAACTGGCAGACAGGTATCAGGTGCCGGTTTTTATTCTTACGGATCAGTATTTTGCCGATTCAATGCATGTTATCGAAGAAGAAATCCCAACAGATGTAAGTCAACGGGAGTATCAAACCTACGATGCTCGTTATAAGCGCTATCAATTGGTTCCCGACGGCATATCTCCGTTGACATATCCGGGGTTAAGTGATGCCCTGGTAAAAGTCGATTCCGACGAGCACACGGAAGAAGGTAAAATTACGGAAGATCTCGATCTGCGGGTCAGGATGGTGGACAAAAGGCTGAAGAAAATGGAGCTTCTCAAAAAAGAGGCCGTAATGCCCACACTCTTTGGTGATGGGGATGCGGATGTGTTTCTTCTGTGCTGGGGTTCCAACAAGCTTATCGTAAAAGAGGCCGTGGAAAGATTTCGTGCTGACGGCAAAAAAATGGGAGCCCTCCATTTCAGTCAGGTATTTCCACTTACCGGGGAGATGGTTGCGGCCTTCGATCTTTCTAAAAAGAGATTACTAAACATCGAAAATAATGCGACGGGCCAATTTGCGAAGCTGTTGAAGCGTGAACTGGACCTCAGCATATCCGACTGCATTCTGAAGTACAACGGAGCGTGCTTTACGGTTGAGGAGATTTACCAGTCAATCCGGAAAAAAATTGCCTAA
- a CDS encoding 2-dehydropantoate 2-reductase: protein MKVAIMATGGVGGYYGGLLAQTGQDVTFIARGAHLQAIREKGLHIKSVHGDFQIVPAKATDNPSEVGPVDVILFATKTHQTDEAAKLIKPMVGRDTVIISLQNGIDAADRIGDVAGREHMLGGATWLSAAIEAPGVIGQYSQFRRIVLGEFNGRTTPRLDEVYSMLQAAGATVEVSDNILKVLWTKFVFIAPVMAMGSLTRVTFGEYRSVPEARAVLTEAIGEVAAVAQARGVTLDTDVVEKTLAFIDSSAPGIKPSMQRDVESGKPSELESMIGVVVRMGAQHNVSTPVMQFAYAMLKPGNLKAQQV from the coding sequence ATGAAAGTCGCGATCATGGCAACAGGCGGAGTCGGAGGATATTACGGAGGGCTGCTTGCACAAACCGGGCAGGACGTAACCTTCATCGCGCGCGGGGCACATCTTCAGGCCATCCGTGAGAAAGGTCTTCACATAAAAAGCGTCCATGGAGATTTCCAAATCGTGCCCGCCAAAGCAACCGATAACCCTTCCGAGGTCGGGCCGGTGGACGTGATACTCTTTGCGACCAAGACGCATCAGACCGACGAAGCGGCAAAACTGATCAAACCGATGGTCGGCCGGGATACAGTGATCATTTCGCTCCAGAACGGTATAGACGCAGCGGATCGCATCGGCGACGTGGCAGGAAGGGAACACATGTTGGGCGGAGCGACGTGGCTTTCCGCAGCGATTGAAGCGCCGGGCGTAATCGGCCAGTACAGCCAGTTCCGCCGTATCGTGCTGGGCGAGTTCAACGGCCGGACGACGCCGCGGCTGGATGAGGTTTACTCCATGCTGCAAGCAGCCGGCGCAACCGTTGAAGTTAGCGACAATATCCTGAAAGTCCTGTGGACAAAATTTGTGTTTATCGCACCCGTCATGGCGATGGGAAGCCTGACGCGAGTTACATTCGGCGAGTACCGCAGTGTGCCGGAAGCGCGCGCCGTGCTGACCGAGGCCATCGGCGAAGTGGCTGCGGTTGCACAGGCAAGAGGCGTGACGCTCGATACAGATGTGGTAGAAAAGACACTCGCGTTTATTGACAGCAGCGCACCGGGCATAAAGCCTTCGATGCAGCGCGATGTGGAATCAGGAAAGCCATCCGAACTGGAATCGATGATCGGCGTAGTCGTACGCATGGGCGCTCAACACAACGTGTCCACGCCGGTGATGCAGTTCGCTTACGCAATGCTCAAGCCGGGAAATTTGAAAGCGCAGCAGGTCTGA
- a CDS encoding Crp/Fnr family transcriptional regulator, producing the protein MSNKKDNKPQKTQFDFLVQKIPFLACLSETELAVFKNHIIEKDFLKNQVILHEADTLNYLYFVYSGKVKAIQISADGQEMILAIRKRGDFFGEMAILDGMTAPATVVAIEDTRVGFISKQDFENHLLQNRKALMEIISMLCSRLREAWLMLKVLSFADADQRIRMVLINIGDQFGVNDPRGTIINLRLTHQDIANLATTARETVTRAISRFVQAGEIEILEKKYIILKPDFIKNTDLL; encoded by the coding sequence ATGAGTAATAAAAAAGATAATAAGCCGCAGAAAACACAGTTTGATTTTCTTGTTCAAAAAATCCCATTTTTGGCCTGCCTTTCGGAAACTGAGTTAGCCGTATTCAAAAACCACATTATTGAAAAAGACTTCTTAAAAAACCAGGTTATCCTGCACGAAGCGGATACGCTCAATTACCTCTATTTTGTTTATTCCGGTAAGGTAAAGGCCATACAAATCAGCGCCGATGGCCAGGAGATGATTCTCGCTATTCGTAAAAGAGGTGATTTCTTTGGTGAAATGGCAATACTCGATGGGATGACGGCGCCGGCTACCGTTGTGGCTATTGAGGACACGAGGGTCGGCTTTATCTCAAAACAAGATTTTGAGAACCATCTGCTGCAGAATAGAAAGGCCCTTATGGAAATTATTTCCATGCTCTGCTCGCGATTAAGAGAGGCATGGTTAATGCTCAAGGTCTTGAGCTTTGCGGACGCCGATCAGCGGATACGGATGGTGCTGATAAATATCGGCGACCAGTTCGGGGTTAACGATCCGAGAGGAACAATAATCAATTTAAGACTTACGCACCAGGACATTGCCAATCTCGCAACTACCGCGAGAGAAACGGTGACCCGTGCCATAAGCCGTTTCGTTCAAGCGGGGGAGATTGAAATACTGGAAAAAAAGTATATTATTCTTAAACCTGACTTTATCAAAAATACTGATCTTTTGTGA
- the secG gene encoding preprotein translocase subunit SecG encodes MQIVFTIVHIVACVVLILVVLLQAGKGASMGAAFGGSSQTVFGSSGPGTFLGKMTTIIATVFMLTSLTLSYTALHRGSSLTEKAVPQTQQQTVPAPAEKAPAAAEQQAPPVQQK; translated from the coding sequence GTGCAAATAGTATTTACGATCGTGCATATTGTGGCATGTGTCGTCTTGATCCTCGTTGTTCTCTTGCAGGCAGGCAAGGGGGCAAGCATGGGGGCGGCCTTTGGCGGATCAAGTCAGACAGTTTTCGGGAGCAGTGGTCCGGGAACCTTTTTAGGAAAGATGACAACAATTATTGCCACTGTCTTTATGTTGACGTCCCTTACCCTGTCATACACGGCACTTCACAGGGGGTCGTCATTGACGGAAAAAGCGGTACCGCAGACACAGCAGCAAACAGTGCCGGCGCCGGCAGAAAAAGCTCCGGCTGCCGCTGAACAGCAGGCGCCGCCAGTACAACAGAAATAG
- the tpiA gene encoding triose-phosphate isomerase, whose product MRRPFIAGNWKMHKTIREAVDFANQLKNAQRGYDDREVVIAPPFPALYAVAEVLKESGIRISAQNLHEKPEGAYTGEVSAGMLIDAGCEYVIVGHSERRTLFGEKNDVINRKLKTALSFGLRPIFCIGEILEEREEGRTFTVVEKQIKEGLNNLTTDDIRHLFIAYEPVWAIGTGKTATPEQAQEVHAFIRDVMGKAYGRDVSEDIAVIYGGSVNPGNIGGLMVQADIDGALVGGASLDIDSFVRIIRF is encoded by the coding sequence ATGAGAAGACCCTTTATTGCCGGCAACTGGAAGATGCACAAAACGATCCGGGAAGCCGTTGATTTTGCAAATCAATTGAAGAATGCGCAAAGAGGGTATGATGACAGGGAGGTAGTTATTGCCCCCCCCTTTCCTGCACTGTACGCTGTTGCGGAGGTGCTGAAGGAATCGGGGATTCGTATTTCCGCCCAGAATCTCCATGAGAAGCCGGAAGGTGCATATACAGGAGAAGTGTCTGCCGGCATGCTGATAGACGCAGGGTGTGAGTATGTCATCGTAGGCCATTCGGAACGCCGGACGCTCTTTGGTGAAAAAAATGATGTCATCAACAGGAAGCTCAAAACCGCGTTATCATTCGGTTTGAGGCCGATATTCTGTATCGGAGAAATTCTGGAAGAGCGGGAAGAAGGCAGGACTTTTACCGTTGTCGAAAAACAGATAAAAGAGGGGTTGAATAATTTGACCACTGATGATATAAGGCACCTCTTCATTGCCTATGAACCGGTCTGGGCAATAGGTACCGGCAAGACGGCGACGCCTGAACAGGCACAGGAGGTGCATGCATTCATTCGTGACGTAATGGGCAAGGCATATGGAAGGGATGTCTCAGAAGATATCGCCGTGATCTACGGGGGAAGCGTTAATCCGGGTAATATCGGCGGTCTTATGGTCCAAGCGGACATCGATGGTGCTTTGGTGGGGGGAGCGAGTTTGGATATTGACTCGTTTGTCAGGATAATTCGATTTTAA
- a CDS encoding endonuclease III encodes MNDKNIREVIRDLEKDFSRWELPIVSSLAEKHSGPFTILVSTILSLRTKDEVTAKATERLLALAVTPEDMVKLSEEEIIKAIYPVGFYRNKAKTILYICRELIDRFDSRVPDTIEQLLTLKGVGRKSANLVVTLGYNKEGLCVDTHVHRISNRLGYVRTKTPEKTEYALRNKLPSEYWMRYNTLMVAFGRHICLPVSPLCSRCPVKIYCDRVSVARSR; translated from the coding sequence ATGAATGACAAAAACATCAGGGAAGTCATTCGCGACCTTGAAAAAGATTTTAGTAGATGGGAACTGCCAATCGTATCCTCGCTGGCCGAAAAGCATAGCGGTCCCTTCACGATCCTGGTATCAACAATCCTGAGTCTGAGGACAAAGGATGAAGTGACTGCAAAAGCGACGGAGCGACTCTTAGCCCTGGCGGTGACCCCGGAGGATATGGTAAAGCTCTCCGAAGAGGAGATCATCAAAGCTATATATCCTGTTGGCTTTTACCGAAACAAGGCGAAAACGATTCTGTATATCTGCAGAGAATTGATTGACCGCTTTGATTCACGTGTGCCCGATACCATCGAGCAGTTACTCACCCTGAAGGGTGTTGGCAGGAAATCAGCCAATCTTGTTGTAACTCTTGGATATAATAAAGAGGGGTTATGTGTCGATACGCATGTCCACAGGATATCAAATCGTTTGGGCTATGTCAGAACAAAAACCCCTGAGAAAACGGAATATGCGCTGAGAAACAAGCTGCCGTCAGAATACTGGATGAGATATAATACCCTGATGGTTGCATTTGGTCGGCACATCTGCCTTCCCGTCTCACCGTTGTGCAGCAGGTGCCCCGTTAAAATATACTGTGACAGGGTCAGTGTTGCCAGAAGCAGGTAA